In the Heptranchias perlo isolate sHepPer1 unplaced genomic scaffold, sHepPer1.hap1 HAP1_SCAFFOLD_60, whole genome shotgun sequence genome, one interval contains:
- the LOC137316740 gene encoding histone H2A-like: MSGRGKTGGKARAKAKSRSSRAGLQFPVGRVHRLLRKGNYAERVGAGAPVYLAAVLEYLTAEILELAGNAARDNKKTRIIPRHLQLAIRNDEELNKLLGRVTIAQGGVLPNIQAVLLPKKTSTVSSKSK; this comes from the coding sequence atgtctggaagaggaaaaaccggcggtaaagctcgggccaaggccaagtctcgctcatcccgggccggactgcagttccctgtgggccgtgttcacaggctcctgcgaaaggggaactacgctgaacgtgtgggtgccggagccccggtctatctggctgctgtgctcgagtatctgacggctgaaatcctcgagctggccggcaacgcggcccgcgacaacaagaagacccgcatcatccccagacacctgcagctggccatccgcaacgacgaggagctcaacaagctgctgggacgggtgaccatcgctcagggcggggtgctgccgaatatccaggccgtgctgctgccgaagaaaaccagcactgtgagctccaagagcaagtaa